One window from the genome of Acanthochromis polyacanthus isolate Apoly-LR-REF ecotype Palm Island chromosome 21, KAUST_Apoly_ChrSc, whole genome shotgun sequence encodes:
- the kcnj19a gene encoding G protein-activated inward rectifier potassium channel 1: MAALRRKFGEDYQVVNTNRATTFTAPVKKKRQRFVEKNGRCNVQHGNLGGETSRYLSDLFTTLVDLKWRWNLLIFILTYTIAWLVMASMWWIIAYIRGDLNHGHDSSYTPCVANVYNFPSAFLFFIETEATIGYGYRYITEKCPEGIILFLFQSLLGSIVDAFLIGCMFIKMSQPKKRAETLMFSQDAVISQRDGKLCLMFRVGNLRNSHMVSAQIRCKLIKSRQTPEGEFLPLDQCELDVGFGTGADQLFLVSPLTICHEINPKSPFFDLSQRSLMNEQFEIVVILEGIVETTGMTCQARTSYTEDEVLWGHRFLPVMSLEEGFFRVDYSQFHSTFEVPTPPYSVKEHEEKNSLPSPLSTPTPALTESHGARRNRVFSVDCINTTEERGRQGGAGGRLPSKLQRMSSSGKEDLQRKVLLLSSQHSEKACSTGDLPLKLQRLTSSPGPETETRLQLKSFKVGFDPMTQSTGNLYQQSLQPTLSPAPVPMHSPLLSTGRRPEDNLPAKLRKMNADR, translated from the exons ATGGCGGCACTTCGTAGAAAATTTGGCGAGGACTACCAGGTGGTGAACACGAACAGGGCCACCACTTTCACTGCTCCGGTCAAGAAGAAACGGCAGCGCTTCGTGGAGAAGAACGGCCGCTGTAACGTGCAGCACGGAAACCTCGGCGGCGAGACCAGCAGGTACCTCTCTGACCTCTTCACCACTCTGGTGGACCTGAAGTGGAGATGGAACCtgctcatcttcatcctcaccTACACCATCGCATGGCTGGTCATGGCATCTATGTGGTGGATAATCGCGTACATCAGGGGGGACCTAAATCACGGCCACGACTCGTCCTACACCCCCTGCGTGGCAAATGTTTACAACTTCCCCTCAgctttcctcttcttcatcgAGACCGAGGCCACCATCGGCTACGGCTACCGGTACATCACGGAGAAGTGTCCGGAAGGCATTATCCTCTTCTTGTTCCAGTCGCTGCTGGGCTCCATCGTGGACGCGTTTCTCATCGGCTGCATGTTCATTAAAATGTCCCAACCCAAGAAGCGCGCAGAGACGCTCATGTTCAGCCAGGACGCGGTGATTTCTCAGCGAGACGGCAAACTGTGCCTCATGTTCCGTGTGGGAAACCTGCGGAACAGCCACATGGTGTCCGCACAGATCAGGTGCAAGCTCATAAAG TCTCGTCAGACACCTGAAGGCGAATTCTTGCCTCTGGACCAGTGTGAGCTGGATGTTGGTTTTGGGACGGGAGCCGATCAGCTCTTCCTGGTTTCCCCTCTCACCATCTGCCATGAAATTAATCCCAAGAGCCCCTTCTTCGACCTCTCCCAGCGCTCCCTCATGAACGAGCAGTTTGAGATTGTGGTCATCCTCGAGGGCATCGTGGAGACTACAG GGATGACATGCCAGGCACGGACGTCTTACACCGAGGACGAGGTCTTGTGGGGTCACCGCTTCCTGCCGGTGATGTCCCTGGAGGAAGGCTTCTTCAGGGTGGATTACTCTCAGTTCCACAGTACATTCGAGGTACCGACGCCACCGTACAGCGTCAAGGAGCACGAAGAGAAGAATTCACTCCCGTCGCCGTTATCTACTCCAACACCAGCACTGACTGAGAGCCACGGCGCCCGACGCAACCGGGTGTTTTCCGTGGACTGCATCAATACCACAGAGGAACGGGGTCGCCAAGGAGGGGCCGGGGGTCGGCTGCCGAGCAAACTGCAGAGGATGAGCTCGTCGGGGAAGGAGGACCTGCAGAGGAAGGTGCTGCTGCTCAGCTCGCAGCACTCGGAGAAGGCCTGCAGCACCGGAGATCTGCCGCTGAAGCTGCAGCGCCTCACGTCCTCGCCCGGCCCGGAGACGGAGACCCGACTGCAGCTCAAGTCCTTCAAGGTGGGCTTCGACCCCATGACCCAGTCCACCGGGAACCTGTACCAGCAGAGCCTGCAGCCAACGCTGTCCCCGGCCCCGGTCCCCATGCACAGCCCTCTTCTTTCAACCGGAAGGAGGCCGGAGGACAATCTGCCAGCAAAGCTACGAAAGATGAACGCTGACCGCTGA